The Peromyscus eremicus chromosome 2, PerEre_H2_v1, whole genome shotgun sequence genome includes the window GGGAGAACTGCTATATCAGAATCTGGGAGATGGGAGAGAGTTTATGAAAGTCTTCCAGTGATTCTGACTGTATTCCCCACCACTGTTTTCCACTCTTTGTTTTatccttccttttgttttcatttcttcgtCTATATTCCTTGCTCTCCACCTGCCCCTTCCCATGTAAACACTACAATAATTAGCACTACATTTGACATTTTCCTCCAAGGTGGATAGCAGGGCAGAATCCATTGACAAAAAGATTTCCCGGTTGGATGCTGAGCTAGTGAAATATAAGGATCAAATCAAGAAGATGAGAGAGGGTCCTGCCAAGGTAAGGTTGATGTCAACTGTCATAGGAAGTACTGTGTAGGGAGTGGTGGGAGGATACAGAAAAAATACACACAATCTGGTAAGGATAAAATacgatgtattttattttattgaggatgTGTTCTTCAGGGAAGAGAGAGTACAGCCAGGTACAAGGGGGAGGCTGGGTTTTAATGGGATAGATAGAAGGTGCTGATCCCATGTCCTGAAGCATATAATGGGAATTGGCATGCTCTGCTGAAAAGGTCTCAGTCTGGAGAGGAGGGCTTGGTTGTGCTCACAATCTGGATGTTGTCAGGCTGGTCAGTCTGGGATAGATGGAATACAATGGCAGGCTGGGAAAAAGTCCAGAATTAGCGTGGAAGACCAGTGTTCTAATACTATCACTACTTAGTAGACTATGGATACATAGCTATCTTGTTTTTCTCCCAACTCCATAATTTATTAACTGTGAACCAGTGCATCActcagcctcagttttctcatgttAAATGAAAATAACACGTGCATTGTAGTGTGGGGATTAAATAACAAGTCACCTTCGTGGCACTATGTCTAGAATATAGCAGTGTTTGATAAATCTGCATAAAGAGTGAACAGAGAGGAAACAAAGATTCATGTAGAGGCGCTCAACTTCTAAAAGGGAGAGGTTGGTGGAGTTGTTGTAAATTGTTTCTAACATGAGGGTGTGACAGATGTTGTGTTTAAATCGAAGGCAACTGGATATACACAGTGGGCACTGTTGGGGCTGGCGGTGGAAATAAGACGCATCAGGTCACTGAGATGTGGGGTGCAAAGGGTGCTAAGGCTCACCAACTAGACTTTAAGTTACCTGCGCCTGGAGGGAAAGACTAGACCCAGGGTACCTCTGTGTCTGCCATCTTGAAGAAGAAAGCAAGTCGGTGTGCGAGTTGGAGCATATGGGAGACTCCTTTTGCCATATGTGTTCCCCTTTTTTATTAAGTCTGTTTTTCTCCTCAGAACATGGTCAAACAGAAAGCCCTGAGGGTTTTAAAGCAAAAGCGGATGTAAGTCATGCGCCATCTCCTTCCCAAGAACAGTGTAAGCCCAAAGCAAAAAGGTCGTCAGCCTTTCCAGCTTCCAGATAATTTTCTAAGTATCCTTGGTTTCATTGCAAATTTCCATAAACTTCCATTAGTTAATGTTACTAACTTAAGTTTAGGTAGCTGTGGGGTACTAGTGACTATTATTGTGGCTGGCCAGATCTATATGGCTTGGTTTTCCTATTGTTTGTATAGTTTTTTTGGGTAAAGTTAGGGGTGCTAAGTATTTGTTCTCTCTCACCAGAATAAATGTAAAGGTCCACAATTTGTTTTCAATTACTATGTCCCAGTGTTTGTGCAAAAGCCAGTTAATATCTGGTGCTCACCCCTGTGAACTGCTCAGTCTGTGAGATCATCCATGGAATTGTAGAAGCTAGGCATAATCAGCTTATAGGAAACCCCCAAAATTGCTGACAGCTTTGCtccaattttaaaatgactttgtaACACATCAGatgctctctttccttttttttttttttttcatatattaaatCACATTGGGAAAAAAACTAATAATGCCTACAGTGGCCAAGATGTGTTGCAACTATTAGCCTTCTTAGTGGCAATTGATTTTAAAGTATAATGTTTTTCTTACAGAAGAAATACAATTTGGCTTTGATGGCctaggcctgtaatcctagcacttgggaggtcggGGGAGAAGAGCCAGGAACCTATGAGCCTTGGTTACATAGAGGaatcaaggctagccttggctacagacgaccctgtctcaaattaagtaaataagtaaactgagcatggtggcacacgcctgtaaacCTAGCATTTGGTGTGTGGAGGCAAGAATAGCAGGGGTTCAAAGCTACTCTCAGCTAGTACATTCTAGACCATCCTGGACTATATGAgtccctgcttcaaaaaaaatataaataattgttttaaaagagGAATTTAGATTTATTACAGAAACTTGGAAAATATATGAAGCAagcagaagtaaagaaaatttatctagattcttaggaaactgaaattatAATGTATCTTCTATCTAAGCTATTCTTTACTACTTAAAactatacttttttttcccccctgtttctgtttttagagacagggagggtcttgctatgtaccaagactggcctccagctcaatcccctgactcagcctcccaagtactgggattataaccATGTGCCGCCATGCCTAACTTAATGGAATCATCTGCCATTTGTCTGGATCATGAATTACCTGTTTTTCTTCTGCTAGTTAGATGGCTTCCAAATGTTGTGTAAAGATCGTGGTGACATAAGTATTATAATTTGATGACATAATATTATAATTTGATAGAAAACTTTAAAGAGTATCGGACATTTTGCGTATCAGTATTTCTAGCATCAGACATCTGACTTAAATAATAGCCTAATTATGAATACAGGGCGATTAAAGTGTTCTTTGAGTACACTTTGAGTCTACCTGAAAAACATTTAGCTATTTGTATGAAGAACCTTAAAAAATGTCTTATCCTTTGCTCCAAGAGTTCCACTTCTTAGAATTCATCTTgggaaataattagaaaaatataaataaaatgtagtaagatATAGAGCAGGCCAGGAACAGTGACGCACACCTAGATTATCAGCATTTGGGGAGCTGAAACAGAAGGGCCactacaagtttgaggctggcctggactatAAGACCTTTtttcaagaaatagaaaaaagaagcaaatacTATGTTGTTAAGTGGCAATAGTTAAAACTCAAATACATGCAAGGGAAAAAGATTTGGAGGGATTTTCTAAGAGTgggtaatttttaaatgattttggttttggttggtcGGTCGGTCGGTTGGTTGGTTCGtttgaaaaaaattctcttaTTTGATGTTAAGACTACTTTCTTCTAAGGATTTCTGACTGTCTCACATTTCTGATTCTCACTTGGCTCCAAAAAGGTATGAGCAGCAGCGAGACAACCTTGCCCAGCAGTCCTTTAACATGGAGCAGGCTAATTACACCATTCAGTCACTGAAGGACACCAAGACCACGGTATGCCCAAAGCACTTtttcccattttaatttttttgtttgtttggttggtttttcaagacagggtttctgccctggaactcactctgtagcccaggctggccccaaactcagagatccccctgcctctgcctcctgagtgctgagattaaaggtgtgtgccagcaccacCTCTCAGGTCTACTTGTTTTGAAATCTCCTATGCATTCCCATGGTTTAAAAGATGGTTTAGCAGACATGACTTTGTgtttggatgttttgcctgcatgtttattTGAGTACCTTGTATCacaagagagcatcagatcccctggatctggagatacagatggttatgagcatgTGGCTgctggactcaaacccaggtcctccgcaagaacaacaaatgctcgTCAcccctgagcatctctccagcacaaatATGACTTCTCAAGACAGTGTATTTTTGGGGCTGGGAATGTAACACAGTGGTAGAACGgttacctagcatgtgtgaggacttgggttcaaatcAAGACAGTGTATTTTCAGGGCTGGGAATGTAACACAATGGTAGAATGgttacctagcatgtgtgaggacctgggttcaaatcctcagtacttcaaaataaaacaactctgTTGTGCTTTCTTGTACCCTTTTTTAGGTTGATGCCATGAAAGTGGGAgtaaaggaaatgaagaaggCTTACAAACACGTGAAAATCGACCAGATTGAGGTGAGCTGTCTGTCTGCTGGTTTTTACTGCAAGGTTGAGAATAAATGTGTGTGATGAGAAAGGCACAGAAAAGGGATGAAATCCTGGGCCTGCTGTTTACTAGTGTATTGACTTCAGGAAAGGGAAGGATGCCAgaggtctcagtttcctcattgctAATGCAAAGATCCCAGTACCACACACAGTTATTCAGGTGAAATAAGGAAGCTGTCTCCAAGtattatccaaaaaaaaaaaaaaaaaaagatcttgcgatgaagcccaggctggctttgaacctgaggcctcttgccttagccttctgagtgctaagattagagCATACACCACAGATGTTAAATGAGGATGTGTATGTAATTGGTGTACACAGTTTCTGGTGGAGTCAGTCCCCTATCTAgtatttctctttacattttggTAATAAATTACTAGCTTCTTGAAGTTAGCATTTCCTTTAGGGTCTAGGATTTGGTCAGGAAGGTAAGGCCCGTGAGCCGGGCTGCTCAGTCAGCTGTCAGGCGAGCATCCCACATGGCGGGCAGAGGTAGCGGGAGTGAGTCGTGGCCTGCCGAAGGAAAAAGGCTCCTTCCTACATCTACAGCACAGCTTTACCCTCTgattagaaggaaggaaggaagggatttgATTTTGTTCATTCAGTCTTTATCCCCATTGGCTTGAACGATACCTGGCCGTATTTGGGGCCCAGGGAATATCTAATAGTTAATGACTGTAACATACTGTTCTAGTCAAGCAGTGTTTGTTGAGTGAGCGGTCGCTATGTCCCAGGTGTTTTTTCTGGCTTCACGAAGGCATTCTCTGGTCATCTGAAACTTCAGTAGAAATGAAGAGCATTGGTCTCCGCCTTACTGCTTTCCATTGGCCCTTCTTACACGGCCCTTGACTACTTCCAGTCATTCACAAATCTCTGTTTACATGGCATTAGGCATTGTTACAGCTTTCACGACATTCATTGAGAAAAATAATCTGTGTGTACTCATTTGTATAATACCATTTACAGCTTACTATTCACTAAAATTTGaaaagcaattttattttcaatgGTTAGGGCTCTCTGTAATGTTGTCTGATAttgttttgtagcccaggctagcctactTTCTGGCTGACTTATGGCTATTTATTGGTCTTTATACCAGAACATAAGCTTCATGAAgacaactttttaatttttattttattgttttgtttggtttgtttgtttggggagggcatagggtttctctatgtagccccagctgtcctgggacttattctgtagacgaggctggccttgaacttagggatctgcctgtctctgcctcattgagtgctgggattaaaggcatgcattatcGTCCCTGACataaagagagatttttttttttttttaaatcatgtacaAAATAGTCCTGGACACATGTTTGGAAGACAATCCAAAGTAGAGAAAGATGAGGGACCCACTCAGTAGGAGGCTGTAAATGTAGGTAGGGATGAGATGCTCTGTTCAGGATCTTGTCCCTGGTGCCTTCACAAAGTGGCTCTTTGAGCTGGACCGGGTGTGGAGGAGAGATGTGGGATTCCCGGAGTAGGACTGGCAAGGGAAGGGTCACTGGTGGGCAGGACAGAGgctggaaagggaggagagaaaggagagcatgaagcagagaggcaGGGGCCTCCTCAGCCTGCAGGTGAGCCACTGTCCAGCTTCCACAGGGACACTTCTGCCTCCACCCTAATACGGAGGAAAATATCCTGTCTGAGCTTCTCCTACTAGGAGACCCAGTTTGATGACTCCCTCCAAAAAAATGTGGGGCGAGGGGGTCCCCCACTCACTCTCAGTGGCTATCTATGTCTGCCAGGGGCCCTTAGCGGACTGGTCCTGGATCTGTTGCAACAAAGATTCGGttcaaggggttggggatttagctcagtggtagaacacttgcctagcaagcgcaaggccctgggttcggtcctcagctctgacaaaaaaaaaaaaaagaaagaaagattcgGTTCAAACTAGCTTAAGCTAAATGGGCAGGTTGCTGTCCTGGGGTGTCAGAGCCCACCTCATAAAGAGCGTCCAGGACTCCAAGACACTAGTCATGGGGTCATGTCTCTGCTGGTCTTTCCCTGCAATGGCTCTAGCAGGGTCCCCACACAAAGACACCTCCCAGAATGATGTGAGGGCAACCAGCAGTTAGCTCAAGACCCACAGGCCCGTCAGAAAGGGAGCCATGCCTCCCCAAGAGCAGCAGCTGTGTTGTGAGATGCaagattgaatcacatgctgatCTGTGAACCAGTCACACTGGTCATGTCCCCAGCCCTAAACCTGAGCCATCCACACTTCATTGGGGATACTGAGTCCAGCCATGCCTGGGGTATCAGGGCCAGCATGGAAAAGACAGCACCAGGTGAGAGGACACAGTGAGACTCCTCCACTCAAGTCACCTGTGCTAACGTGAGGTGAGCTGCTGGGACAGAAGTCTCCTTAGTGATCTTATTCACTCTGGAAGACAGGGCCACTGGGTGTGGCAGAGCTGTCCAGGCTTCTCCCCTGCCGGTCAGACATTCTGGTCCAACTTCCTACAGCCTCCAGAGAGACTCTGCCCATGCCATAGCCAGGGGAAGCAGACGTAACCCCTAGAACAGCCTTCAGCTGGAGACTGCCAAGCTTGGTAATAGATAGGATGACCTGGAAATGGTGGTCCCCATCAGGTCATCTCCCAGGGTGGACCAGTGGCATGAATCTCCTTTTACCCCCAGTAGTAAATAGCCAGGTAATACGTCCTCCGTTTTCTGTCCACCCTTCTCTTCCCACTCCCAACTCCTGTCTCAGGTCATTAGCAATGAACTACGCCCCCTTCTTAGGAATCCTCACCTTGGGCTTCCCTCTGGGGATGCCCAAACTGCAATATGGGAGGGGCCTGCAGCTGCTGTATGGATTCCTCAAAGGTGACTCATGTTGAGACACAGTGCAGCTATGTGAACAGGAGCCAAAACCATTCTAAACCTGAGGACAGCTGTTGAGGAAAAGTTGAGGAAACCcatgggagggtgggagggtggagatGTGTTGCAAGGATAGCCTACTTCTTACTATGTGTGCTGgccttcttctgcctcagcctcccaagtgcttggattatggACTTGTGCTACCTTGCCACCTCCCTTGTGGTTTCAGTGAGAGCCATTTAATATGAACATAAGAGAAGGCGTGTTCATTCcggcttcttttcttttgactttttgttgttgttttgggttttgttttatttacttatttgtttgttttttcctgataTCGGGTTcctcagtatgtagctctggcagtcctggaactcactatgtagaccaggctggccttgaactcacagagatccagctgcctctgcctcataagtgctgagattacaggcatgcaccaccaccaccaccaccaccaccaccacctgatgggagggtgggttgtttttgtttttttttttataattttgtctGTAATTATGTATacgtgtatatgtctgtgtatgggttTTTGCATGTGCATGCAATCTCtcagagggtgctggatcccttggagtGAAAGTTACAGTTACTGTGAGCTGCTCTGATATGGATGCTAAACTCAGTGCCTCGGAAAAGCAGCACATGCTCTTGACCACTAGGCCATCTTTCCAGTTCaggctttgctttgcttttgagaatgggTGTCATGCTATAGTCCAGGCTCTTCTAGAACTTACTATATCACCTAGGCTAGCCTTGTACTTGtggctgtcctcctgcctcagcctccggagtGCTAGCGTTACGtctgtgtaccaccaccacatTCAATTTCATTCTGGCTTTTTGGATgtctccccatctccttcctaTTATCCTTCCCTGCCCCTCATGGACTACAGCATGACAGACCCCTTTAACATGTGTGTATCTTTTGAGTAACCTATAAACTTTGAAATTTAAGCtataaattttgaaatctttttaagtttatttttttaatataattgtaaaacattttaattgttttatagcTCTAACTTTTACATTTTTGGTTTGTATGTATAGCTGtttttatcctttttaaaaaaaaagacttcagctCAGTCATGGCGGTACACACCATTAGTcatagtacttgggagacagaagcaggaggatctctgtgagtttgaggccagcctggtctacacagggagttccaggacagccagggctgtatagagagactgcctcaaaaaacaaacaaaagttgtatttttatttttattttttttttgttttttcgagacagggtttctctgtgtagctttgcgcctttcctggaactcgctttggagaccaggctggcctcaaactcacagagatccacctggctctgcctcccgagtgctgggattaaaggcgtgcgccaccaccgcccagctgtatttttatttttaaatatatgtatgtgtgtgtctggtttttgtgcccatgagtgcagtgcccatggagaccagatgGGGGCAGCAGATCCCGGGAGCTGGAGGTGTAGatggaggttgtgagctgcctattgtggcttctggaaactgaactcaggtcctcagcaagagcactaCACACttgtaactactgagccatctctgtctctcccacccaccccagctcCCTTTCCAAGTCTTATATCTATTTCCGCGAACATTAGGCGTCTCTGCTTCAGATGAGTGCTTCTgtcttgttgcttttgtttatgcagTATTGAATTTAAAGGTGGGTTAGTCTGATACTTGGTGTGgtgactttcttctttctctctgtgtctatccTAGACTGTGTAAATAGAAACCCTGTTCATAGGCTCTGTAGTGGTTGCAGGCCTATAATCTCAGGACTAGGAagtcagaggcagaagaatcataagttcaaggccagcctaggccacaaagcaagaccctgttcacaaaaaagaaataaataaatcttactcatcagattttttttttttttttttttttttttttttttttggtttttttcgagacagggtttctctgtgtagctttgcgcctttcctggaactcgctttggagaccaggctggcctcgaactcacagagatccacctggctctgcctcccgagtgctgggattaaaggcgtgcgccaccaccgcccggccagattttttaaaagcacccctccccccacctttttgggacagggtcttactatgtaggtgTGAcgactggtctagaactcatgacaatctcctgtctcagcctcaaaGTATTGGGAACCCCATGCCTAGCTAAGGAAACTTCTTGATATGTATCACCATAAACTTGGTTTGACTCCTTCTTCTGTGACTTTTTACTCCTTCTCAGTTACTGTTACCAGTGCTTCTCCGTAGCAGGATGGCTCATGGCCACTGTGGCAGTTTGACACTCAGGAATACAGAAAAGCATTTTACTTTGTATTCtctctactttcttatagaaaaacaaacaggctGCCAGAAAGGAATTTACACATGACTTTGTTGCTCTGGAAATAGAAGTGGCCgggggtggtggaggtggtgggggtggtggtgggtgggtgggtggggggtgttcCTCTGaaaacaccatggccagcagaggcaaaaggaagtcCTGTTCAGCACAACTCAGCTGGTGCTGGTTCAAACTTTGAGAGTCTGACACTGGgtagtttattttagacatatttaagcACAACACAATTTAGAAAAGAGTTTCCgggtgataattaactcagtcCTATGTacacaacaaagcttaagacatcaAAACTCTTGTGAAGTACAAGTGGCGTCTTTTGTATAGATAGGTTCTGTAGTAACGGGAAGCAGCCTCAAGGAAACAAGCTCATAGTAAGGGTCGGGGAGGCTAGCTCTATATATTGACTGAGGTAAACAGGTCAAGATAAGGGTCTGGGGGAGCCTTGTGGTCTGGCCTGTGATAGTGTAGAGGGCCTATTAACCACCTCTGCTCCCAGCCTTCTGAGCCGAAAACATGTTATCCATCTCCCTATGCAGAGACAGCCCTGCATGTTTAACACGCCTGGTTTCCCCAGTGCTCATCTGAGAGCACACGGACCTGCGTGCCTCCTACAGGAAACTGTGCTGAGTGAAACCTGCCG containing:
- the Chmp5 gene encoding charged multivesicular body protein 5, which codes for MNRFFGKAKPKAPPPNLTDCIGTVDSRAESIDKKISRLDAELVKYKDQIKKMREGPAKNMVKQKALRVLKQKRMYEQQRDNLAQQSFNMEQANYTIQSLKDTKTTVDAMKVGVKEMKKAYKHVKIDQIEDLQDQLEAMMEDAGEIQEALGRSYGTPELDEDDLEAELDALGDELLADEDSSYLDEAASAPAIPEGVPTDTKNKVLSSRKLCA